In Cervus canadensis isolate Bull #8, Minnesota chromosome 6, ASM1932006v1, whole genome shotgun sequence, one DNA window encodes the following:
- the HOMEZ gene encoding homeobox and leucine zipper protein Homez isoform X2, whose amino-acid sequence MPPNKEASSLNSSPAGLICLPPISEELQLVWTQAAQTSELDSNEHLLQTFSYFPYPSLADIALLCLRYGLQMEKVKTWFMAQRLRCGISWSSEEIEETRARVVYHRDQLHFKSLLSFTHHAGRPPEEVPPSPVPPPEQAGLGIVPLTLSEPTQMKGLKVEPEEPLSHQKAKEPLMVPGSGAFPHQSQFWQDHQCSGLSKEQAGRGPDQPHSLGTASWNHSTAVQQPHARDKPRPISVLASGCKKESAPNVTPPSSTSSSSLQGLANGAPATAKPLQPLGCAPQPLSPHEQALPPQLEPAWPQGLRHNSASGRVGPAEYLSPDMQRQRKTKRKTKEQLAILKSFFLQCQWARREDYHKLEQITGLPRPEIIQWFGDTRYALKHGQLKWFRDNAVPGAPSFQDPAVPTPPSTRSLNEWAETPPLPNPPPPPDIRPLERYWATHQQLRESDIPQLSQASRLSTQQVLDWFDSRLPEPAEVVVCLDEEEEEEEEELPEDDEDEEEEEEDDDDDDDVIIQD is encoded by the coding sequence ATGCCTCCTAATAAAGAGGCCAGCAGTCTTAATAGCTCCCCTGCGGGCCTCATCTGCCTCCCTCCAATCTCTGAGGAGCTACAGCTTGTGTGGACCCAAGCAGCCCAGACCAGTGAGCTGGACAGCAATGAACACTTGCTCCAAACCTTCAGCTACTTCCCCTATCCCAGTTTAGcagacattgcccttctttgccTACGCTATGGGCTGCAGATGGAGAAAGTCAAGACTTGGTTCATGGCCCAGCGCCTTCGCTGTGGCATTAGTTGGTCATCTGAAGAAATTGAAGAGACTCGAGCCCGAGTAGTCTACCATCGGGACCAACTCCATTTCAAATCCCTTCTCTCTTTTACTCATCATGCAGGGCGGCCCCCAGAGGAAGTGCCTCCTTCTCCTGTGCCACCTCCGGAACAAGCTGGTCTTGGAATAGTGCCCCTGACTCTTAGCGAGCCCACCCAGATGAAAGGATTGAAGGTAGAGCCTGAGgagccactgagtcaccagaaagCAAAGGAGCCCCTGATGGTGCCTGGCAGTGGGGCATTCCCCCACCAATCGCAATTTTGGCAGGATCATCAATGCAGTGGCCTCTCTAAGGAGCAGGCAGGCAGGGGTCCCGACCAGCCACACAGCCTAGGTACTGCTTCCTGGAACCACTCCACAGCTGTCCAGCAGCCCCATGCTCGGGATAAGCCCCGACCCATCTCAGTACTTGCCAGTGGTTGTAAGAAGGAGTCAGCACCTAATGTGACTCCTCCTTCCTCtacctcttcttcctctctccaggGACTGGCTAATGGGGCTCCTGCCACCGCTAAGCCCCTGCAGCCCCTGGGCTGTGCCCCACAACCACTGTCACCCCATGAACAGGCACTACCCCCACAGCTGGAGCCAGCCTGGCCCCAGGGGCTGAGGCATAACTCGGCATCAGGTAGGGTTGGCCCTGCAGAGTATCTTTCCCCAGACATGCAGCGCCAGCGAAAGACCAAGCGCAAAACCAAAGAGCAGTTGGCTATCCTCAAATCGTTCTTTCTACAGTGCCAGTGGGCACGGCGTGAGGATTACCATAAATTAGAGCAGATCACTGGTTTACCTCGGCCTGAGATTATTCAGTGGTTTGGTGACACACGCTATGCCTTGAAGCATGGGCAACTAAAATGGTTTCGGGACAATGCAGTACCTGGTGCCCCTAGCTTCCAGGATCCAGCAGTTCCCACACCACCTTCAACCCGCTCCTTGAATGAATGGGCTGAGACACCACCTCTGCCAAATCCCCCGCCCCCACCGGATATACGACCCCTGGAGAGGTACTGGGCAACCCACCAACAGCTCCGGGAAAGTGATATCCCTCAACTGAGTCAGGCATCAAGGCTTAGCACCCAGCAGGTACTGGATTGGTTTGACTCTCGATTACCTGAGCCAGCTGAAGTGGTGGTCTGTCtagatgaagaggaggaagaggaggaggaggaactgcCAGAAGATGAtgaggatgaagaggaggaggaggaggatgacgATGATGACGATGATGTGATCATCCAGGACtga
- the HOMEZ gene encoding homeobox and leucine zipper protein Homez isoform X1 yields the protein MVRGWEPPPGLDCAISEGHKSESTMPPNKEASSLNSSPAGLICLPPISEELQLVWTQAAQTSELDSNEHLLQTFSYFPYPSLADIALLCLRYGLQMEKVKTWFMAQRLRCGISWSSEEIEETRARVVYHRDQLHFKSLLSFTHHAGRPPEEVPPSPVPPPEQAGLGIVPLTLSEPTQMKGLKVEPEEPLSHQKAKEPLMVPGSGAFPHQSQFWQDHQCSGLSKEQAGRGPDQPHSLGTASWNHSTAVQQPHARDKPRPISVLASGCKKESAPNVTPPSSTSSSSLQGLANGAPATAKPLQPLGCAPQPLSPHEQALPPQLEPAWPQGLRHNSASGRVGPAEYLSPDMQRQRKTKRKTKEQLAILKSFFLQCQWARREDYHKLEQITGLPRPEIIQWFGDTRYALKHGQLKWFRDNAVPGAPSFQDPAVPTPPSTRSLNEWAETPPLPNPPPPPDIRPLERYWATHQQLRESDIPQLSQASRLSTQQVLDWFDSRLPEPAEVVVCLDEEEEEEEEELPEDDEDEEEEEEDDDDDDDVIIQD from the exons ATGGTGCGAGGCTGGGAGCCGCCGCCCGGGCTGGACTGCG CTATCTCTGAAGGGCACAAATCAGAAAGCACCATGCCTCCTAATAAAGAGGCCAGCAGTCTTAATAGCTCCCCTGCGGGCCTCATCTGCCTCCCTCCAATCTCTGAGGAGCTACAGCTTGTGTGGACCCAAGCAGCCCAGACCAGTGAGCTGGACAGCAATGAACACTTGCTCCAAACCTTCAGCTACTTCCCCTATCCCAGTTTAGcagacattgcccttctttgccTACGCTATGGGCTGCAGATGGAGAAAGTCAAGACTTGGTTCATGGCCCAGCGCCTTCGCTGTGGCATTAGTTGGTCATCTGAAGAAATTGAAGAGACTCGAGCCCGAGTAGTCTACCATCGGGACCAACTCCATTTCAAATCCCTTCTCTCTTTTACTCATCATGCAGGGCGGCCCCCAGAGGAAGTGCCTCCTTCTCCTGTGCCACCTCCGGAACAAGCTGGTCTTGGAATAGTGCCCCTGACTCTTAGCGAGCCCACCCAGATGAAAGGATTGAAGGTAGAGCCTGAGgagccactgagtcaccagaaagCAAAGGAGCCCCTGATGGTGCCTGGCAGTGGGGCATTCCCCCACCAATCGCAATTTTGGCAGGATCATCAATGCAGTGGCCTCTCTAAGGAGCAGGCAGGCAGGGGTCCCGACCAGCCACACAGCCTAGGTACTGCTTCCTGGAACCACTCCACAGCTGTCCAGCAGCCCCATGCTCGGGATAAGCCCCGACCCATCTCAGTACTTGCCAGTGGTTGTAAGAAGGAGTCAGCACCTAATGTGACTCCTCCTTCCTCtacctcttcttcctctctccaggGACTGGCTAATGGGGCTCCTGCCACCGCTAAGCCCCTGCAGCCCCTGGGCTGTGCCCCACAACCACTGTCACCCCATGAACAGGCACTACCCCCACAGCTGGAGCCAGCCTGGCCCCAGGGGCTGAGGCATAACTCGGCATCAGGTAGGGTTGGCCCTGCAGAGTATCTTTCCCCAGACATGCAGCGCCAGCGAAAGACCAAGCGCAAAACCAAAGAGCAGTTGGCTATCCTCAAATCGTTCTTTCTACAGTGCCAGTGGGCACGGCGTGAGGATTACCATAAATTAGAGCAGATCACTGGTTTACCTCGGCCTGAGATTATTCAGTGGTTTGGTGACACACGCTATGCCTTGAAGCATGGGCAACTAAAATGGTTTCGGGACAATGCAGTACCTGGTGCCCCTAGCTTCCAGGATCCAGCAGTTCCCACACCACCTTCAACCCGCTCCTTGAATGAATGGGCTGAGACACCACCTCTGCCAAATCCCCCGCCCCCACCGGATATACGACCCCTGGAGAGGTACTGGGCAACCCACCAACAGCTCCGGGAAAGTGATATCCCTCAACTGAGTCAGGCATCAAGGCTTAGCACCCAGCAGGTACTGGATTGGTTTGACTCTCGATTACCTGAGCCAGCTGAAGTGGTGGTCTGTCtagatgaagaggaggaagaggaggaggaggaactgcCAGAAGATGAtgaggatgaagaggaggaggaggaggatgacgATGATGACGATGATGTGATCATCCAGGACtga